Proteins encoded by one window of Mastacembelus armatus chromosome 23, fMasArm1.2, whole genome shotgun sequence:
- the LOC113141998 gene encoding protein mono-ADP-ribosyltransferase PARP12: MMELEIFRFICSNQGAANSKELEANLGFDVSGIVSNQEKFALLYLNGQQRVVARTRLRLCRDKECLGTCRGLHLCKNILFSGTCHFVRMRGGCSFSHELNSEYNTTILREHELESLSRRELCTLLLQTDNMLLPSICHDYNNGRCQKGDECQRLHVCELNLNRDCSCFRTHDFNAPQPLKNLKKRALPDDLIHSLKPVYANIEALRFFDKRADRGNNHHKPFPGDTSGAAGADVYSDTGTTRAWYRGRGRGGNRGHRRGRGGQGTNNYHQLKQRTYSTSDILADIDSLDLYTSGELNKSSSPHNSSTSDVSAAANDTDSDNGQNGKQTDKPNKTQGAVRGRGGHHRKRGNRGNQNKMKKACSTNDLTSGARGKDANGNDGPKKLSRDKTEICMYFIKGHCIHEDKCFKAHDKMPYRWQVQEGNQWLALPGNETIEKDYCDPKNTCGGGSPSVHFDTMTRGTNKVRRLSTINSLLQPTFIHTTEWAWYWEDEFGNWNLYASTAGEHKVADINSAKLEQRFLENDKDVLEFAAGSQLYSLSFQDMIQTNKKYGTKRLVRRRPVFVSAVDVKTRKVRRPQSEPNFATVPEHWDKTQIPPTGFQRVSLPHTSDEFKEIQALFCHTMRGFDIVKIERIQNRALWEVFQWQKNQMKSKNRVQSVMEKKLFHGTDTKHVDAICSANFDWRICGTHGTAFGKGSYFARDAKYSHNYAGDSNVRSMFVSRVLVGDYTKGSSGYLRPPSKDGGDVNFYDSCVDDVSNPSIFVVFEKHQIFPEYLLQYKTMDALVDLYGTASVPAPKSVTAPRAAPQPSKPAAQPSTSIYQPTTASYQPTTASYQPTTASYRQPTTSSYQPTTSSYQPSTASYRQPTTSSYQFTTTSHQPTTTSHQPSTTSYQFTTTSSSFYQPSTSVNHNTSSDSSPTLSYNSRTGMYQYQRTTANTSSPSPTPKKNSDSCVIA, translated from the exons ATGATGGAATTAGAAATATTCCGGTTTATCTGCAGCAACCAAGGAGCAGCGAACAGTAAAGAGTTGGAGGCTAATCTCGGCTTTGATGTTTCGGGTATCGTCAGTAACCAGGAGAAATTTGCCTTGTTGTATCTGAATGGACAGCAGAGGGTGGTGGCCCGGACCCGGCTGAGGCTGTGCAGAGACAAAGAGTGTCTGGGGACGTGTCGGGGGCTGCACCTGTGTAAAAACATCCTCTTCAGCGGGACCTGCCACTTCGTGCGAATGAG GGGAGGATGCAGCTTCTCACATGAGCTAAACTCTGAATACAACACCACGATCCTCAGAGAGCATGAGCTGGAGAGTCTGAGCAGGAGGGAGCTGTgcactctgctgctgcagacggACAACATGCTGCTGCCTTCT ATATGTCACGATTACAACAATGGTCGGTGTCAGAAAGGAGATGAGTGCCAGAGACTGCACGTCTGCGAGCTGAACCTGAACCGcgactgcagctgcttcaggaCTCATGATTTTAATGCCCCACAGCCTTTAAAAAACCTGAAGAAGAGAGCCTTGCCTGATGACCTCATTCACTCTCTGAAGCCTGTTTATGCAAATATAGAGGCTTTGAGGTTCTTCGACAAGAGAGCTGATAGAGGCAACAACCACCACAAACCTTTCCCCGGAGACACCTCTGGTGCTGCAGGTGCTGATGTGTACAGTGACACTGGAACAACAAGGGCATGGTACAGAGGAAGAGGGCGCGGTGGAAATAGGGGCCAcaggagaggcagaggaggccAAGGAACCAATAATTACCATCAACTGAAGCAACGAACCTATTCCACTAGTGACATCCTTGCTGACATTGATTCTTTAGATCTGTACACCTCTGGTGAGCTgaacaaaagcagcagtccACACAACTCTTCCACCAGTGATGTCTCCGCTGCCGCCAACGACACTGACAGCGACAACGGTCAGAACGGCAAGCAAACAGACAAGCCGAATAAAACTCAAGGTGCCGTCAGAGGGAGAGGTGGCCACCACAGAAAGCGCGGCAACAGAGGCAACCAGAACAAGATGAAAAAAGCCTGTTCCACTAACGACCTCACCTCTGGTGCCAGGGGCAAAGATGCAAACGGCAATGACGGACCAAAGAAGCTGTCCAGAG ATAAAACTGAGATATGCATGTACTTCATCAAAGGACACTGTATACATGAGG ATAAGTGTTTTAAGGCCCATGACAAGATGCCGTACAGATGGCAGGTCCAGGAGGGGAATCAGTGGCTCGCCTTGCCTGGTAATGAGACGATTGAGAAGGACTACTGTGACCCCAAAAACACATGCGG TGGTGGCAGTCCATCTGTGCACTTTGACACGATGACCCGCGGAACGAATAAAGTACGCCGACTCTCTACCATTAACTCTTTGCTTCAGCCGACCTTCATCCACACCACTGAGTGGGCTTGGTACTGGGAGGATGAGTTTGGAAATTGGAACCTGTACGCTTCAACT GCTGGTGAACACAAAGTAGCAGACATCAACAGCGCTAAACTGGAGCAGAGGTTTCTGGAAAATGACAAAGATGTGTTGGAGTTTGCTGCTGGTTCACAGTTGTATTCACTCAGTTTCCAGG ACATGATACAAACCAACAAGAAGTACGGCACCAAGAGGCTTGTGAGAAGACGacctgtgtttgtctctgcagtAGATGTCAAAACAAGGAAAGTGAG AAGACCTCAGAGTGAACCAAATTTTGCCACTGTACCAGAACACTGGGACAAGACACAGATTCCTCCAACAGGATTTCAG cgagtctctctcccacacacctCTGATGAATTCAAGGAGATTCAAGCTCTTTTCTGTCACACCATGAGAGGATTTGACATTGTCAAAATTGAGAGGATTCAGAACAGAGCTCTTTGGGAAGTCTTCCAGTG GCAGAAGAATCAGATGAAGAGCAAGAATCGAGTGCAaagtgtgatggaaaaaaagctttttcatGGCACTGACACCAAACACGTAGATGCTATCTGCTCCGCCAACTTTGACTGGAGAATCTGTGGAACTCATGGAACCGCGTTTGGGAAAG GGAGTTACTTTGCTCGTGACGCTAAATACTCCCACAACTACGCCGGAGACTCTAATGTCAGATCCATGTTTGTCTCCCGTGTACTGGTGGGCGACTACACTAAAGGGTCCTCTGGCTACCTTCGACCTCCTTCCAAGGACGGTGGTGACGTAAACTTTTACGACAGTTGTGTCGACGATGTTTCAAACCCTTCtatctttgttgtgtttgagAAGCACCAGATCTTTCCTGAGTACCTGCTGCAGTACAAGACCATGGACGCACTCGTTGACCTATACGGTACTGCATCAGTACCTGCACCAAAATCAGTAACAGCACCAAGAGCAGCTCCCCAGCCCAGCAAACCAGCTGCCCAACCAAGCACATCTATATATCAGCCCACCACGGCCTCATACCAGCCCACCACGGCCTCATACCAGCCCACCACGGCCTCATACCGCCAGCCCACCACGTCCTCATACCAGCCCACCACGTCCTCATACCAGCCCAGCACGGCCTCATACCGCCAGCCCACCACGTCCTCATACCAGTTCACCACGACCTCACACCAGCCCACCACGACCTCACACCAGCCCAGCACGACCTCATACCAGTTCACTACGACCTCCTCATCATTTTACCAACCTAGCACATCAGTTAATCACAATACATCCTCAGACAGTAGCCCCACATTGTCTTACAACTCCCGCACAGGCATGTACCAGTACCAACGTACCACAGCAAATACTTCTTCACCAAGTCCCACACCAAAGAAAAACTCCGACTCCTGTGTCATTGCTTAG